One genomic region from Thermovenabulum gondwanense encodes:
- a CDS encoding electron transfer flavoprotein subunit beta/FixA family protein, translating to MRVVVCIKQVPSTDAKVKMDPVKGTLIREGVESIINPFDEYAIEEGIRIKEKFGAEVIVISMGPPQAKEALKTALAMGADKAILLSDKAFAGSDTLATSYTLSLAIKKIKDVDIVICGKQATDGDTAQVGPGLAQRLNFSQITYVSKIRHINIEDKELVVERLLDNGTQVVRTKMPALLTVVKDINQPRIPNVFSIKKAAKAEIPVWGPQDLDGEKNKFGFDGSPTQVIKIFTPPPREGGKIFDKDVKESVKELIEILSTKGIIKI from the coding sequence TTGAGAGTCGTAGTATGTATAAAGCAGGTTCCCAGCACGGATGCAAAAGTAAAAATGGATCCGGTAAAAGGAACGCTAATCAGAGAAGGAGTGGAATCAATAATAAATCCCTTTGATGAATATGCTATTGAGGAAGGCATAAGAATAAAAGAAAAATTTGGTGCAGAAGTAATTGTAATATCTATGGGGCCACCACAGGCTAAGGAAGCATTAAAAACAGCTCTTGCGATGGGTGCAGATAAAGCAATTCTTTTGAGTGATAAAGCTTTTGCTGGTTCGGATACCCTCGCTACCAGTTACACTTTATCCCTGGCAATAAAAAAAATAAAAGATGTAGATATTGTAATTTGCGGAAAACAGGCCACGGATGGTGATACTGCTCAGGTGGGTCCGGGACTGGCCCAGAGGCTTAATTTTTCTCAAATTACTTATGTTTCGAAGATAAGACATATAAATATAGAAGATAAAGAATTAGTTGTGGAACGGCTGTTGGACAATGGAACACAAGTTGTGAGAACAAAAATGCCAGCTTTGTTAACGGTAGTAAAGGATATAAATCAACCCCGCATCCCAAATGTATTTTCAATTAAAAAAGCTGCTAAAGCGGAAATACCTGTATGGGGACCTCAAGACCTGGATGGAGAAAAAAATAAATTTGGTTTTGATGGATCTCCTACTCAGGTAATAAAAATATTCACACCTCCTCCCAGAGAAGGCGGAAAGATATTTGATAAAGATGTAAAAGAATCAGTAAAAGAACTAATAGAAATCCTCTCGACTAAAGGAATAATTAAAATATGA
- a CDS encoding enoyl-CoA hydratase/isomerase family protein — protein MGEVLYLFNTQEDIAYITINRPEVRNALNNKLVEQLHELFDRIEEDGSLRAVVITGSGDKAFMAGADIKELVERDAILGRKQTKRRQELFNRIENLDIPVIAAINGVAVGAGLELVLACTFRIASENAKFAASEVKLGIIPGAGGTQRLTNVIGRTKALEMILLGEMIDAQEALKLGLLNKVVPLESLMIEVKEWTEKIKALPKLAIQYAKEAVIRGNSLGREMGFAHESYLHALSCTTEDKKEGVTAFLEKRKPQFKGK, from the coding sequence ATGGGTGAAGTTTTATACTTATTCAATACTCAAGAAGATATCGCATACATAACTATAAACAGGCCGGAAGTTAGAAATGCCCTCAATAATAAATTGGTTGAGCAATTGCATGAACTTTTTGACCGCATTGAAGAAGATGGTAGTTTAAGAGCTGTAGTTATAACAGGGTCCGGTGATAAAGCTTTCATGGCAGGTGCGGACATAAAAGAATTGGTAGAAAGAGATGCAATTTTAGGAAGAAAGCAGACCAAAAGGCGACAAGAACTTTTTAATAGAATAGAAAATTTAGATATACCTGTGATAGCGGCAATAAATGGTGTAGCGGTAGGAGCGGGATTGGAACTTGTTCTAGCTTGTACCTTTAGAATTGCTTCTGAAAATGCAAAATTTGCTGCCTCGGAAGTAAAACTGGGTATTATACCCGGAGCAGGCGGTACTCAAAGATTAACGAACGTAATTGGAAGAACAAAAGCTTTAGAAATGATTTTACTGGGCGAAATGATAGATGCTCAAGAGGCTTTAAAATTAGGTCTTTTAAATAAAGTTGTTCCTCTTGAAAGTTTAATGATAGAAGTTAAGGAATGGACCGAGAAAATTAAGGCACTTCCAAAACTTGCTATTCAATATGCAAAAGAAGCGGTTATCAGGGGGAACAGTTTAGGAAGAGAAATGGGCTTTGCTCATGAGTCTTATCTGCATGCTCTGTCCTGTACTACTGAAGATAAAAAAGAAGGAGTGACTGCTTTTTTAGAAAAAAGAAAACCTCAATTTAAGGGCAAATAG